The genome window AAGATCCGCTTCTCGGAGAGCTTCCGGTCGAGCTTGAGCTCCCAGTTACCGGTCCCTTTGAACTCCTCGAAGATGACCTCGTCCATCCGCGACCCGGTTTCGACCAGAGCGGTAGCGAGGATGGTGAGAGAGCCGCCGTGCTCGATGTTCCTGGCCGCACCGAAGAAGCGCTTGGGCGGGTACAGCGCGGTCGAGTCCACACCACCCGAGAGGATCCGGCCGGACGCGGGCGTCGCTAGGTTGTACGCACGCGACAACCGCGTGATCCCATCCAGCAGGATCATCACGTCTTTGCCCATCTCGACGAGACGCTTGGCGCGCTCCAGGGTCAGCTCCGTGACCTGGATGTGGTCGTCGGACGGACGGTCGAACGTGGAGTAGATGACTTCACCGTCAACCGACCGCTGCATGTCAGTCACTTCTTCGGGACGCTCGTCGACGAGCAACACGATCAGGTGCGTCTCGGGGTTGTTCGTGCGAACGGCGTTCGCGATCTCCTTCATCACCGTCGTCTTCCCGGCCTTCGGAGGACTCACAATCATTCCGCGCTGACCCTTGCCGATGGGAGCGATCAGATCGATGATGCGCGCCGTCACGAGTCGCGGGCTGTCCGGCTGCTCCAGAGTCAAACGGTCCTGCGGGTACAGCGGCGTCAGGTCCGCGAACCTAGGCCTCCGCTGCGCGTGCTCCGGCTCTTGCCCGTTGATCTGATGGATCTTGAGGAGAGCCTGGTACTTCTCGGACTCCTTCGGCGAACGCACGGAGCCTTGGACCTCGTCGCCCTTCCGCAGGTGGAACCGGCGGACTTGCGACACGGAGACGTAAACGTCTTTATCGCCGGGTAGGTAGCCGCTGGTCCGCAGGAACCCGTAGCCCTCCGGCAGGAGGTCGAGGATCCCGGTGCGGACCTCTGCGTTCGGGTCGTCTTCGGCCTCGGCGTCCTCCCACCGATCCTCTCGCATGTAGTGCGGGACGTTCGGACCACCCGGGCCGCCTGGGCCCCCCTGGCCCCCGCGGCCGCGGCGCCTCCTGCGTCCGCGCCCCTCACCGCGCGGCTCGGCCTTCTCGCGCGGCCGGTTGCCGCGGTTGTCACGGCCCCCTTGTTGCGGCCGGCGGCGCTGGTTGCGATCGTCGTTGCGGTGGTCACGCTCGTCTACAGCGGACTCATCGCGCACCGCGCCCGTCCCCGAGCCGCCCGACCCGCCGTTGTCGGGAGTGCCCGACGCGGCCGACGAGGGCGTTGAAGACTCGGCGCCGTTCGTGCCCGTTGTAGGTGCGGGCGGCGCGGTCTCGCGCCTAACCGGAGCCTGCGCTTCAGAAGGAGCGGCGGCCGAACTCTCGCCGGCACCTGCGGACGGATCCGGTGGCGCCGGCCGGTTTGGCTTGGGCGACCCGTTGCCGCCGCCGGAGATCCGGTCGATGATCTCTGCCTTCTTCAACCCGGTCACCTTCATGTCCAGTGACTTCGCGATCTCCTTCAGCTCGGCAACACCCTTGGTCTCGAGGACCGAGCGATCCATGGCTACCAACTCCTATGCCTCCTGCATCGAGGGAGGGAG of Actinomycetota bacterium contains these proteins:
- the rho gene encoding transcription termination factor Rho, yielding MDRSVLETKGVAELKEIAKSLDMKVTGLKKAEIIDRISGGGNGSPKPNRPAPPDPSAGAGESSAAAPSEAQAPVRRETAPPAPTTGTNGAESSTPSSAASGTPDNGGSGGSGTGAVRDESAVDERDHRNDDRNQRRRPQQGGRDNRGNRPREKAEPRGEGRGRRRRRGRGGQGGPGGPGGPNVPHYMREDRWEDAEAEDDPNAEVRTGILDLLPEGYGFLRTSGYLPGDKDVYVSVSQVRRFHLRKGDEVQGSVRSPKESEKYQALLKIHQINGQEPEHAQRRPRFADLTPLYPQDRLTLEQPDSPRLVTARIIDLIAPIGKGQRGMIVSPPKAGKTTVMKEIANAVRTNNPETHLIVLLVDERPEEVTDMQRSVDGEVIYSTFDRPSDDHIQVTELTLERAKRLVEMGKDVMILLDGITRLSRAYNLATPASGRILSGGVDSTALYPPKRFFGAARNIEHGGSLTILATALVETGSRMDEVIFEEFKGTGNWELKLDRKLSEKRIFPAIDISASGTRKEELLLTPEELQLVWRLRRVLHALADGGALELLIDKMKATQGNAQFLREIAKAPVKGE